The Chaetodon trifascialis isolate fChaTrf1 chromosome 11, fChaTrf1.hap1, whole genome shotgun sequence nucleotide sequence GAGGGGATGGCAAGAAATTTGGAGGGGGGACCAATAAAGCTGATGACACAGGGTTCATAAAAATGCCAAGATGAGCAACTTCTGAGTCAAAACCAGACAGCCATGACTCTTGACAATAATGGTGACATGTGTTCTTTGTTGTAAAGTGTGCATGATACCtcattgctgtgtttctgtaggAACTCGATTTCCTGGTGTGTGAACGTGGTCATAGAGATGGACTTCACTCTGTGTGGGGGATTCAGTCCTCGCCTGTGGGTGGAGGAGGTATATGTTAGCTTAAGAACAAGAGAAGCAGGATGCAACCCAATGCTGTTCATGTGATatgaaacaagcaaacaaaagaccCAACCACAGATGCACTGACACATTGTCTTTTTGGAGTGTATCTTTGGCACATGGAAACTGAGCAAGTGTGAACATATGAGAGACATTTGTAAAAtacaaaccaacaaaacaccAGAGTATCACCGAAAATGACAGAGATTGTCCTCACTGTTACTGCGGACTTAAAGCAGATGCCATCATTACTATATATAGTTATAGTGCCAGCAAAATCTGTAAACTCAAGGTTTTTGACAGATCCGCAGCAAATATACTTGAGTGTCAAAGCTAAAACGAATAACTACAAATTTATCTAAACCAAgttcaaatataaaacaaaaaataagtaATTGCACAAGTATTTATTTGTGACCAACAAATATTAGACTGTAACTGGTGCAGCCAACTGTTAAAGAAGGCACATAATGAGCCAAAATCAAATCGCCTGCGTGTTGTGAAGTCACTCTGCAACTCAGAGtcagcaaaataaacaacagctaAATCATTAAACTTTATAAGCTTAAGAAACACATCTGACGAGATTACTCCGTTACTGCTTGTTTAGATAGTGTGGAGGCTTGTGTCCTTAGACCCTCAACACTGATAGGGAAAAAATCCACAGACACTTCAGAGAATAAGATTAAcctttcattaaaaacatagATAAAGAAAATGGTTGCAAGTCTCTCTCAGGCCCTGAGCTCTCAAAATGTGAGGCTTTGTACAAGAGGGACACCAAGGAAGGAGGGCTCCAAGAGGCTTCAGGCAAGTCTGGAGGAGTTTTTACTACAGAGGTGGGAGACAGCGCAGACAACAATTGTTACTTCACCAGTTGCGGCTTTATGGCAGACTGACACAGACAAAACCactgttgaaaaaagaaaagtcacatGACATCTCGCTCAGGGACGTGGGAGACTCTGAAACAAAAAATTCTACGGTctgatgagacaaaaacacGTCATCAGCATCACGCTTGCAATAGCGGCATCGGGCTCTGGGGGGGCTGCTGCAGGCCATGGAAGGCTCGAGGGGGTTCAGATTAAAATGAAGTCAGACACTCAAGACGCATCCTGGACAAAAAACCTGATGCAATCTGTAACAGGACTGGCTGAGAACCAACAACATTTATATCCCAGTGTGGCCAAGTCAGAGTGCAGACCGCCATCCCAACAACAATTTATGGCACGATTTGATTATTGTTGCTCAACGCAACTTGACAGAGCTTTCACAGTGTGGCAAAGAAGAATGAGCAACAAACCACAGTCTCGATGTGCACAGCTGATACAGACCAGGCTGTAACTGTCGCCAAAGATGCCTCTCCTTGTTTCACAAGTGAATACTTGTGAAACAAATAAGTTTTAAgttgatttaacatttaattgTTTGTCGGTGCATGTCAAAAAGGTCCAATTAAGCCACTAGAATTTACATATGCAAAACAATAAAGAGCACTGCACCGTTCATGCATTTAAAGTTACACCTACTTCCCCAGTGTCACTTTTCCCAACTGATGTGCTACTGTCCTTATTCTGTACAGTGTAATAATGGATATGGGACAGACTCACGCAGCTGGAAAGAACAACACAGTATTTTATCTGTGTCACTTTAGCTGATACATTGATTATGTTCTATGCATACTCCAACAGAATACAAGGCAACATGTGTCGATACTGACACTGGACATACGGCTACAATACACTGTGTGGATGTAAGCTTGCAACACCTTCCCAgtcaagaaaaacacatgtaacATACTGACAGCAAGATTAGCAGAAGTGTAAGCAGCTAAATAGGCTTGGGCAGTTAAGATATTGCATAAACCGGGTTGGCTGCCTACATCACGGTTATGATTTCATAACGATGAGAGCTTTTGAGGAACAAGAAGTGGTTTCttgaggcagcagcagaagacgACCCACTGCCCTACTTCGTCTTTCAACTCTTTGCCAAATTGAGAGACCCACCCTTCTTTGGCTTATCTcgaggtgtgtgtttgcgacATGCCTTGTTGGAGGTCCAGCTAAAGTTCAACTAGAGGAAGTTCCGCTGTGACGTTTTTTAACAAGGTGCTCAAATATTTGACTGGGGTTACATTGAGTGAACGTAGCGTTAAGGCGTGCTAACCTTGACCACACAGGCAGTAAGCCACTGAGACCATCCCTCACACTCAGGCTAAATGTATCTGTAACACCACGTCTTATCACCATGAAGTCACGCTGTAAACAAGATAAACTGTCGACGCTACCAGGCCCAGCCCGACGGCCTCGGGCAGAACCGAGGGCAACGTCAACGTTACCTGTCCCGACTTTAACGCTAGCTAACGAGCTAACGGTACCGCCAAGCCAGCGGTGGACCGCACATACCCATGACCGACAGCGGTGACCTGTCCTTGTCTGGTGGACACTGTTATCAATAACCATGAAACTTTGACCCAAAGGGAAACTCACAGGATCCCAGAGCAGGTGGTACAGACGAAGGAGCCCACTGTCATGTTGACATAGGTCGGGCCGCGCTGGTCACAGTCGAAGCATTTCCTATTCGCGGGCAGGCTAGTCATTTCTCGGAGCATCTTCAGATGAGTCTCCTCCTGCTTTCGCTTCGCACTCGTTGCCATGGCCGAAAACAGCGGACTGGTATCACCGGGGGAGAAGTTCGGTTGAGGGACCCGGGAAAGGGCGGGTGTCTACGGGGCAGACTTGTCGCGTGCGACGGCGGCGGCCGGGCAGACACCTTGTTGAGAGGTCTAGCAGGGAGACTGGGCGACTGAcaaacttcttcttctgcacgCTGAAAGTGTGAAACAGACCAGCCTCACGAGCACAGGCGCCATCTGTTGGTTTGGAATGATGCCCCGTCTTTTCATGAAAAGTAACACTGACTTGGAAATATtatttggaaatatttcaaagaggAACTGAAAAATTGCGCTGTAAAAACGCTGCGCTCGTAGGGTTTGCAGTGTTTGACGTAGccacacaaaaatcacacaaagaaaaaaatattaaacaaagacattattttaattttaaaaggCCAACAGCATTACAtacaaaaaggcaaaatataTATGTGTAGTCTGTGTATTTACAAGCATTAAAAATGGATTGAAAcatctcactttctcttttaGTACATGTTTTAAAATTCAAGACTTTGGTCTCTGCCTTGGCATGCTTTCCACAACAGGTGCTCACTGAATATCTAGTGATGAGACATCCCCTGTCTCCAGTTTTGGCTTGGGGGAAGGCCTTCCCGACAGTGATCGCACTGTTCTCTTTCATTGCCGTCCACCGCCTGCTCTGCTTTTCTTGGTGGCTCTGCAGGAAACTGCTGGATACGCTGAAGAACTGCTCAGTGGATTGCATTGTTGCGGACACTGCTGTTAAGACTAGATCTGATTATTGTATTGTCAGTGGGGGTAGAGCTCGTGTGCAGTGGCAAAGACTTGAAGTCAGTGTCTTGAAAGATGCCTGTTTCAGCTCCTTTGGaatgcagtggtggaaaaatgCAGTCCTCCGCCAATGCAAAACTATGACACGACTAAACTAAAGCTGCTGAAACTGTTCAAAACAATCAATTAGTGTTAAAGAAAGTAAAGTTAAAGTGAATGGAAAACCATTTGAGCAGAGGAATAAAGCATGATAGTTTGTCAAAATAAACTCAGAGCAGAAAGCCAAGATCAGTATCCCTGATTTGTCTGTCACTGTAAATGTTTGAGATATCTGGAGGCAGACAGGGTTTAAACAACGTCTTTCCAACTTTCGTGGTGGAGGCAGCAAGCGGCAGATGGCGACGGCCTTATTTTGACTTTGGCTGCTTTCTGTTGCTGCTTAAAGATTCTGCAGCTTCCACAgactgaggaagaaagagaacaaCTGTTCAGACAGATCAACACACCGCTACTGAAACTAGAGTAGAAATCATTACTGATCCAAATACTTCAAAGGTGCTTTTACACAGCTTTTGAGTGAATTTAATCCTTAGAGCTTTTCATCCTACTGACCAACTTCTGGATCATTTTAttaagctttaaaaatgctttgaATTAAAACGGATTTTTGTAGGTGATCATTATGTTACGCTCACCTGATGCCTCTTTCTGGTAACTCTGAAGAAGTCGTCCATGCGAGTCTGCCTGTTACGTCCTGCTGCcatctccttttccctctcctcccgcTTGCTTTCCCGCATCTGACGGAACTTCTCCATTCGACGACGGACCCTGTCCtccctaaaaacacacaccagcatgaACACAGGCATAACTGTCATGAAAGAGACCGAGAAGTATGTGAAGTGAAAGACGAATGAAAACACAGCCATGAGTACGTACTTAATGCGTTTGACATGGCAGAGGAACCCGACCAGGGCTTCTTCATCCGGCTCAGTCCAGGTGAGTTCAGGAGCTACAGTTTGTGGTGCATCCAAGAAAATCTTGCGTGCTTCTTTGTACTTCCAGAATTGCGGCACAGGATGGGTCTGAAGGGCGGCAGATAAAAGTGTGTTATTAGATCTAACACTTTTCTGTAAAGCAACGtacagcaagaaaaacaaagagcagtgGTTGTCCATCTAGTACCTTTCTGTTGACATGCAAAACCACATTCTCAATAGTACGGTGCTTCTGGATTAGCGTCAGAGCTCTCTTAGGACCCAAACCAGCGATCTTATCACAGTAGTCACAGCCCAACAAAATACACAGGTCAACAAACTGGTGGCAGAAAATTGCAAGAGGAAAAAGCTTGAGCAGATATTTGTATGCAGTATTTTACATTATGATATTCTATGCTTTCAAAGACATCTTAACACAAGTTTCAGTCTTACCTCCTGGTGAGTAATCTGGAGTTTCTCTAACAACTTGGGTAAACAATATTCAATGACTTCACtgttaagaagaagaagagtgcagATCAGCCTTTGATCAGTTCAAGTTGAAGTGAGACGGCTCATTGTGGCATCAATACATGAATACTGCTTGAAGCTTACAAGTCCTGTCACCAAAGATCCGTCAGCCGGCCAGCGGCTTGTCAGGCAGAAATCAGCAGgagcaaacagaaacatttcaagTCAGAGTgtaacatgaaaaaaataatctttGGCGCATTTCCAGTGTTTGACCTCACTCACAGGGTATTTAAGACAACAGGGTGGAGCTCATCTGCATGTCCCACTGCCATTAAAAGTCATTTCCCTCATAACACTAATGGACTGTACGCAGCTCATTTTGGTCCAGCGGGTTACTGCTGTGACCTGCACGATAAAATAAGAAGCACCTAGTTTGTCTTCTTTCGAGAGTCTCTGTGTCTTAAAATACTTCTGTCAGCTTGAcccactttgctgctgttcatttttgTCTGGCAAGCCACCAGTTGACTGGATGATGTCTGACTCACAGCTTCAGGTGATGCCAAGGTCTCAATATCACTACAGATGAGCAACTTAAGGCCACCTTATGTCAGCAGCTCTAATGCCTAGATTATTGTTTAAATGTATAGAGGACACAAGCTTGTGGGTTTAAATTTCCATTGACAAGGGTCATGTTGCACTTGAGTGCACCAGCCCCAAAGCAACTGTACCACAATGCAAGAGGAGTACAGCTTTACCAAAAATACATCTAAACAAGGCATTTTCTGCAATAGATGAACAGGCCTTGAAAACAGGCGTGCATGTGAATCCTTCAaagaaatgaattaaaatgtaagaaaattcCAGTACAGTCCTTGGAGCGACAGGTGAATTGCACAGTTCTCACCTGTCCCTCTTGGCATTCAGCTGGCGAATGAGAATACTGGCTCCAAACGGCAGCGTGTCCATGTCCTCGGATGCCACGGCGTCCACAGTCCCCTCTCTCAGCAGCCAGGCACAGAGTGCCTCAGCGTCTCCGGGAGCCTGGTGCACAAGACATGAGAGCAGAACAGGGAGATAAAAATGAACATGCATCATGTGaggggaggatgaagagggacaGCAAGGGAATATGTATATTCAGCAGCTTGTACCTGGATGACAGGTACACCCAGAAGCTTCAGGAGATGGAGACATTCATTGGTCCGCTGTGATGCTGCATTGAGCACAAAAAGGCAAGGATTCATGTGAGAAGACAACATTCAAAGTAAAATTCTAAGTAATGAAATTTCAAACCCTGTGCTTGCAGCGATCAGTGTGTGAAGATGTACCTGTGCCTGTGCGGTTGGGGGAGCTCCAACCAGCTGCCTCAGCTCTCCTCTcaagctgcaggaaaaacagaggagctTCGATCAGCATGGGAGGCCTGTGGTGTGGACAGGTGTGTGCTGTCTCTATCATATCACACTGGCCCATCGAAGTCACTTTCACATCCGTGTTTCAGATACTTTCCTCAGTCAAAACATGTAAGGAGACCAGTTCTACCTCCATTATGAGCACAGGTCTCTGACCTGTGACTGTCCTACTTGCAACAGGAGGATATGTTTAGTCTCAAGTTGAGACAATAGACACAGGCTTAAAGGTGTCCCTTACAACAGCTGTCTTTTCCCCCGGAGGCTTTCCATCAAATACAAAGACTGGCTTTATGTCATGCTCCAGGAAGGTGAGCGTGCGGAAGAACACACCTGTTAGGGGGCTGCagagaaaaaataaaggcaTTATCTGATGGAAAGCCCTGAAGAGGGAAATTAagtcaacacacaaacaactaagcagcagtttgactatattacacagaaacactcaaagTATTTAAAGCATTGAAACTGAATTGAAATTGGAATCAATATATATAATTCATTCGTTGGAGGAAAGAGAGGTGCATGTGTTGCTCCTCTTCAGCAACACCGAATGAGTGCAGGAGGTCACCTGAGTGAAGGCGTCGCTGCTCGGAACTGGTTCACAACAATGGACGTATCCAGTGCTATGACTTTTCCTGTggagtcacacagcagcagtaacaTGAGCATCAcaacacagactgtgtgtgcacatcacATGCACTTTCACCCAAGTTCAAATTTAattcattacattcatttaaGATATTCCactgtgtttcagaggaaaatattcaaATTGATATTATTTAAATAATGTAACTGTATTAAGTATTAAGCAGCATTAATAAGTTGTCACTAATGCAGATTTGCATTCATTTAGCTACATGAAATCATCATGGTCTCTATTGAAGCCTCAGATCATCATTTCCATTTAAAGATAAAGCAGCTGTTTACCAGATAACAGAGAGCAATTAAATACTAATGTAGCTTGGAGTTTAATGTAGTATTTAGTTTTAATACttttgcagtggtggaagaagcattcAGATGTATTAAAGAAAACTAGGACCTGCAGTCAacattttaactactttatcGTATTAAGTATTAATAAGCATTAGTATTAAAATTCGAAACAGAAGTAAAAAGTACGTACTAGCTAAATAACTAAATAAGCTTAATACAAAATAGCAAGAAATTTAGATACTCGGGTAATGTTACGACTAGCTAACGCTGCCACAAACATGTACCTTAACACAGAGTGAATATCATCAGTTTCCATCGCTGTACTTCAGTCAGGTTAGCTCCATCTAACTGGTGACACGTTTAAAGGTCCATTATAAGATTACTGTGAGGTAACGTTGATGCTAGCTAAGCTAGCTACTGGTGACTGTGTGCTGACGTCATCGATTAGCCATCACCGTATAACGTGAGTAAGGTGATCAAAACTGCGCTAAACAGAGAGCGGTAGAAATTTGGGTTTATTACCGGTGTAGTCACTGATATCCTTGTAGGAAACAGCACCAGGAGCTTCTGAGCGGATCAAATCTGCTAGTTTAGTGATCCCCATCGCCCTGCCTGAACAAACGCTTTTCTCCGTACTTCCGGTACAAAATGAAGACGACAGTTCAGTTTAGACTTGCTCCAAAATCATCGGTCATCTGTGGAGGCTCTCTGGTTGTATATATAGACTTACGGACGTTAATCGATACCTCTCCCCTCTTATTCAACGATGCCCACCTCAAACCTCTGAACATCTTCCTGGTGTTGCAAGCCCGCTTACAGGCCAGTAGGGGTCAGCATTGCACAAAGACAGTGGACAGACTAAACATCCATCATTTATTACagcaaaaatattaaacaatgaATGTATTCATAAATTACAAAGAAAGTCAAATGTGTAACCTAAAACTCCTACTTTAAGTTGTGGGTACAGcgctgaacagaaaacaaatggtcactgcaacattttgtttgtgCCTTTGCATTATGTGTGATACACAAACCTCCATGAAATATATATACTTGCATTattgaaaaataatgacatcaATGTTTCAAATACTTAGCCATCTATTACACAAGATCATACAGACAGTAGCTCTAAGATTTATATGAGGAATAAAACCACACAGTCCatgcttttaatgtggaaaaacatgAGTGGTCAaattctgtggaaaaaaagctCAAACTGTAGAAAGAGCATCAGAAAACAGCATCACTTCACAGATAATACCCTCAGTATTTTTGATGGGACTTCATCAAGTTCATAACATAATCTTTAGGCCAAAgaggttaaaaataaaacaacattcagGACAAACTACAGCAAGTCAACAATAGGCTATTCAAGTACTGTACACAAATGTTTTGGGTAATGCAGAACTCAAAAGACAAATGTTATGGCAACTCTAGATTTAGTCATTGTACTTTGACACTTGAAGAACGGTAGTGCTTGACAAAACGGATGAATCTCATTTTGAAACAGCCAGGACAGGTCGTGTCTGAGGCTTGGTCCTGGAACTATAGATCCAGCTGTGGGAAACGTTCCCAAAACATTTGCTGCTGAAGTAAATCCTTGTTTCCCCTCGAATCAATCTTTCTTTTTCATAAATGTACAAAGTTAGTTTTCTCTCACAAAGATGGATGTTGGTGAGCTGCACTACAATGTCTCTTGCTGCTGTGCAAAGGATTTATCAAGCTTGAAAGTGCAACCAGTAGTATTTCCCCAGCTCTTTGCACAAAATAACATATCACGAGAGCACTCATTTACTTTAAACTAGCCCCCATATTCCACAGTAGCTGCACCACATTTAGTTTCTCCTAAACTCCAGTGAACATCAGTGCAGCATTTCAAGTCGATCTTCAACACTGAGAGCTGTCATTCTATTTGTTAGTCAGAAACTGATGCTGTAGCCAGTTTGAACTTCGTAAAGTAAGTAAGTTGTTCCTCTAACATGGCCTCAACTCACCacatcagagcagctgcagacatttgACAAACATCCAGCTCTTGTGTCATTGTGCTTTGTCTTGCTAGTCGTTTGCCAGTTTACACACGAATGAAATACACAGACGAATCTCTGAATGTGAGATATGCGAACTTTAGCTTTACCTCCAGCTCCAGCGCTGATGTTTCCCACCAGCACCAGTTTGTAGTCAGGTGTGAAGGTGTACATGCAAGCCAGTGTGAAATTTACAAGCATCAGTTCGATATTAAACACTGGTGTTTGACTGGTTTTGTAAACATTGGTTGTGTTTACTGCCTCAGGTCTTATTTTGAGAGCACTGAGCTTAAAATTTGTAAGTGTAATCCTGATGTAATCTGCTCTAGAAACATAAAGGGTTGCGGAGGACATTTGCCAGTGATGGAGTTCCCTGTGGATGCCTTCAGATGTAGCAAAGacttgtattgtattgtaatgGTTGCACCTTTAACAAGGAATTGCTTTGgctttcagtgttttgggaGACTCAGTCTTGTCCCGTCTTAGCGACGGAACCAGATCCAGGTGTTAATAAGCCAGAACGCCACAGTAGCAGAATACAGGATCACCTCTCGCTTGGAGcgctctttgttttcttcctccagcagctgcagacgcCGGTTTAACTTCACAATCTGAATGaccacatgaacacaaaaacaatgtatGTGCTGGGTCTGGGTAAGATTTGCACAAGTATATGCATTAGAATAACCACTACCTGGTTTTCAGTTTAAAGTGTGCAAGACGATGTCAAAAGCAGACATAGCAGACCAAATCAAAATCAACAACAGACATGAAGAACCTGGAGCTCtcgtgctttttgtttttctggggTTATCGCTTTTGAAATACCATCTTACCAAACAAACTTGTAATGcgtttcttttatttgtttggtgTTTGGCGAGTATCTCACAATGCCAGCTGTAATTTATCGCTGGCTGAGTGCTGCTCTGCCAGCATCCATTTCAAGCAGCCTGATACGGGATACATAAGCTTGTTGTGTCAGCATGTCTTCACTGTACCCTAACAGCTGTAATTGCAAATCTAAAAATAGGAGAAAATGCTCACAACAGGTCCGATCTGACCATAAGAACAGCGGAGAAGCATATTAATGACACAGCAGTCACTGAGACGTGTGATTACCTGTCGTCGTAGTGAGGAGGCGTCCATTAAGCCAGACTCATCAGGGTTTATATCCAGGGCCAGGTCCAGGTGTGTCCTGTGGAGATCAACACACGGCCTCTCAATTTACTAATGACGACAGTGACATGCTTCACAACATTAGTCTCAACTAACAAGAATGTCCTAATTTCATGAATTCCAGCTTTTTATCAGAAACACTTTGTGAATTCAGTGACTTCTGAGAAATTCAGGGACAGAGACGAGAAATCACCTCCGGTGGCTGTCATCCAGCACCTCGAGGACCTGCTGGTACGCCCGGCGTGTTGATGACTGGATGTATGAGAGGAACCCCGCAGCTGTGAACAGGTTGATGTTTGCATCCTCGGGGGAACAGAGAGGGGGACACAAGCGGACTGGGGGGGCAGAAGGGGAAGGGGTTACACTGGCAGAGAGGTAAATGGGAAGAAACGATAAAGAAATAagatattttttaaacaaaatagGGCAAAGTAAGAGTAAGAAATGAATTGAGCATGgaaaggcagcagcaggaaagcTCTAACAGGTGTGTCATTTGTGGATACGTGCTTACCTGATGTCACCTCTGCCCATGTGACCGCTGTGGCGACTAGACATGTTCTCACTCGCGCTGCGTTCCCTTCGAGACCGAATGTGAAAGTGAGCCTGTGAATATGAAGAGTTAAAGGTTAAAAACGAGGTTTATGACCTGTACTGCACTGCAGCCAGACACCAGGAGGCGATCGAGTGGTTTCGGTTTCGCTTTTAAGGAGCAGTCATGTCTTTATATAGTGTCACTGGTTAAAACATGCTGTGTTATTTTTCACTCCTTTTTTCAGGTAGTAGCGAGTAAACTAGCTACTTCCTGACCAGCTAACCACGACACAGAATTGCTGGGATTGATTACTGATTGGAACAAACCCACAGATTTTGGCCACTTGTAATTGCTGTGTGATGACCGTTTTTGACAGCAAAGGGTAAAGTGAAACTTTCCATATCTGAATTTTTCCAGGAGGGGCTTGAATTTTGAAATGTGCTCTTGTTTTCATTCCCACCGTATTTTCAGAATTGCAAATCGAATGATAAGCAAGAGCAATCTCCATCATTAGGCAACCCGACTACACCCATCAATTTAAAAAACTACCTGGATAAACAATGTTTTTGGTTTCAAGTATGTGTGTAACACCATGTCCTCTTGTTACCACAGTCCCAGCTGCAGGTGGTTGTGTTCTTAGTTGATGTACCATGAAGAGAAGAACTGAAAGGGAACCACACTTTTTTTAGCGTCAAGGGGAAGAGGAGGCGCATAAACAACTGAACTAGAGGAGCTGAGGAATTAACTCT carries:
- the LOC139338375 gene encoding probable flap endonuclease 1 homolog isoform X1: MGITKLADLIRSEAPGAVSYKDISDYTGKVIALDTSIVVNQFRAATPSLSPLTGVFFRTLTFLEHDIKPVFVFDGKPPGEKTAVLERRAEAAGWSSPNRTGTASQRTNECLHLLKLLGVPVIQAPGDAEALCAWLLREGTVDAVASEDMDTLPFGASILIRQLNAKRDSEVIEYCLPKLLEKLQITHQEFVDLCILLGCDYCDKIAGLGPKRALTLIQKHRTIENVVLHVNRKTHPVPQFWKYKEARKIFLDAPQTVAPELTWTEPDEEALVGFLCHVKRIKEDRVRRRMEKFRQMRESKREEREKEMAAGRNRQTRMDDFFRVTRKRHQSVEAAESLSSNRKQPKSK
- the LOC139338375 gene encoding probable flap endonuclease 1 homolog isoform X2, with product MGITKLADLIRSEAPGAVSYKDISDYTGKVIALDTSIVVNQFRAATPSLSPLTGVFFRTLTFLEHDIKPVFVFDGKPPGEKTAVLERRAEAAGWSSPNRTGTASQRTNECLHLLKLLGVPVIQAPGDAEALCAWLLREGTVDAVASEDMDTLPFGASILIRQLNAKRDSEVIEYCLPKLLEKLQITHQEIAGLGPKRALTLIQKHRTIENVVLHVNRKTHPVPQFWKYKEARKIFLDAPQTVAPELTWTEPDEEALVGFLCHVKRIKEDRVRRRMEKFRQMRESKREEREKEMAAGRNRQTRMDDFFRVTRKRHQSVEAAESLSSNRKQPKSK
- the mffb gene encoding mitochondrial fission factor homolog A: MSGPTFTSPSAEVAEMNRIHYELEYTEGISQRMRIPETLKVAPDKQAGALPLQQPLPIHTTLMQVPERIVVAGDDDDPLFSRPRDLDLIQSIPPVDLLSMKAPPRVLTLTEQPLDSLETEQTASSQSNPSQPAHFHIRSRRERSASENMSSRHSGHMGRGDISVTPSPSAPPVRLCPPLCSPEDANINLFTAAGFLSYIQSSTRRAYQQVLEVLDDSHRRTHLDLALDINPDESGLMDASSLRRQIVKLNRRLQLLEEENKERSKREVILYSATVAFWLINTWIWFRR